In Pyrus communis chromosome 15, drPyrComm1.1, whole genome shotgun sequence, the genomic stretch ATAGAACCCTTGCACACGCACTTATAGTTCAAGACATTCGCCAATGTGTGACTTAGTTACTGGTGTGCCCACACGTGCATTTGTTTGTGCTGCTGTTGagtttccttttgcttatctgttTACATGCtataaggaattgttattgtTTTTCATTTCAGTTCAGGTTTTCTACTTGGCTGCTGATCTCTCGTAAGTCCGTATTCCTTAGCAGTGCTAAAGTTAACAGTGTTCTTGTTGTACTGTTTGTATGTATATCAGGTTGAGAGATGGAACGAGCAAAGGGAGAACGGAACTTTTCCAGGTCCCCTGTAGATGGTGTTTGCTTAAAAACCAAGCATTGGTCTGCGCAATGCTGTTATATCCAAGTTTTCCTTCAATAGATGAGTTTCTACATTGAGAGTTGAACTCTCTCAGGGAATGCCCTATTTGAAAACAATGATTTAATAAGAAATTTTCGCTTGTTTCAGAATACAGCAAAATTGTAGCCCTTGAAATGATCTTATTGTTCATCACTAAAAGATGGTTTTTCATTTCTCGTGACTTTCTGCATTAGCTGTTGTAAAATAGTCGCCGAAACCCGGATGGAAGCTAGGCTACATTTGTTAAGAGCCTTTTGCACCTGCCACACAATAAAGATGCACCGGtcttattgtttttttcttttccatcagTTCTTGTGCAACAATTATCTGAACTTTGGTTCATGACTACTTATTTTTAGTCGAATTTCAAAGTAGTAAATAGTTTATTTCTAAGGATAAAAAAGGTCTGCGGAAATCATCGTGACAATATACAGATAACATTCATGACTTGGTCATTTTGCGGAAAGCTAACTTTGTTACTGATGCCTAACTTTTTCTTCTAATAATGTTGACAAATATTGTATATAACAAACTCTACTGAGATAAACTCATTCATTAATATGATAAATACATCACTTGTCAGATCTCAGGATACATCGATATTGTACCAAAACGTTATCTCTAAAGTGCTTTAGAATTaagattaaaatattaaaagttCGTCTACTTATCCTTCACAAATCCATTTTTCGTTTTCATAATCGTGTTTGATTGTTTACGTGCAGATATCGAATAGGAAAATGGAATAAGtatttagaaacacaaactgCATTTATCAAGTCGATAGAACTCGAAAGAGGTTCAACCACAATTACAATTGCAACCAAAGTCTTCAATTCTTGAAAATTACACATTAaccaaaacaaattataaaCCCTAAAATCTAAGTGCCATTAATCAATCGGATCCAAGCTTGCCTATCGAAAGCCCTTTTACACAGAGCAGCTTCTCTTCTGTTTCTTCATCTCTTAAGCCCTCTCACCGCGGATTCTCCTGGCAAGTTGGATATCTTTCGGCATGATAGTGACGCGCTTGGCATGAATGGCGCACAGGTTAGTGTCCTCAAACAGCCCGACGAGGTACGCCTCGGCAGCCTCCTGCAGTGCCAAGACAGCATGGCTCTGGAAACGCAGGTCAGTCTTGAAGTCCTGCGCAATTTCACGAACCAGCCTCTGGAACGGGAGCTTCCTGATCAGCAGCTCTGTGCTCTTCTGGTACTTGCGGATTTCACTGCGCCATATTCACAAACACATTACAATCACAATCCAGCAACGTAAAATCATACTTATTAAAATACCCAgaattcaaattaca encodes the following:
- the LOC137718748 gene encoding histone H3.3; the protein is MARTKQTARKSTGGKAPRKQLATKAARKSAPTTGGVKKPHRYRPGTVALREIRKYQKSTELLIRKLPFQRLVREIAQDFKTDLRFQSHAVLALQEAAEAYLVGLFEDTNLCAIHAKRVTIMPKDIQLARRIRGERA